TTTTTACGCCGCAGATTTCTCTTGCACCTGCTTTATATGACCTCCATGAACTTCCTGTAAGATAACCTCTTACAATCATTTCAACCGGAAGCGGCTGGCATTTGTACCCAACCGTAACCATTGGGTCTGGAGAGGCGATTTTCCAATTGCGGACAATGTCCGTTGTCTTGTCCAGGAACTGAGATGCAATCTGGTTAAGCACCTGTCCCTTGTAAGGAATACCGCGCGGCAGAACCACGTCAAATGCTGATATCCTGTCTGTTGCAACCATGACAAGATATTTGTCATTAATAAAATAAACATCACGCACCTTGCCGGTGTACTTGCCTGTCTGACCCTTGAAGTCAAAATTTGTTTTTACGATTGAGTCCATATAGCATTAAATAGCTTTAATAAAATTTTCCAGTTGAATACAGAAATTCTCCCAGCTGAGCTTTTGCTTCAGCATTTTGATGTTGTAAATATACTTCTCTTTGCACCCTTCTGCAAAGTATTTTTTTATTGCGTCCGCAACTCCCTGTGGGGTAATTGATTCTGTTAGCAGTCCTGTCCCCGCCTTTCCAACGCTCTCAATAAGTCCGCCAACCGGAGTTGTAATAAGCGGTACATTAAAATTCCATGAGATGGAACTTATGCCGCTTTGAGTTGCGCTTCTGTATGGCAGAACGCATGCATCGGAGGCAGAAAAATATTTTTTAACGTCACTGTCGGGAATATAATTAGTGTTTACTATTATATTATCTCTGCACTGTGCAAATTCCGGAGAATCAATGATTTGCTGATACTTATCAAAACTTCCGTAAGGCTCTCCCGCCACAACCAGAAAATAAGATTTGTCCAGCAGAGGCATTGCGTGCAGCAAAATATCCAGCCCTTTATAATCTCTTATAAGTCCAAAGAACAGAAGCACTTTTCTGTTCTCCACTGATAACCTCTCAAAGCTTCCGTCCGCACCGGGAATGTTCAGCGCTTTGCGCGCTTCATAAGTATTCATCAGTTCTCCAAAGTTGGAATACAGCGGATGCGGAATTGTAACACAATTAGAATTAGGAGATAACGCAAGCAAATCATCCTTTACGGCATTGCTCAAAAGTACAAAACCGTCATTGCGTTTTATGTAGTATTTTGTGAGAGGGGCGTCAAAAAAGTGATGCTCATGCGGGATAACGTTGTCCATTATTGCAATGCGCCTGCAATGGGGGAACTCTGATTTTTCAGCTGTCGCGCATTTGCCCAGACGTCCTGCTACATATCCAAGTGACGGGGCAAAGTAACTCATCCAATAGCGTGTTATCAGCACGTCCGGTTTCCACACCGCAATCTTGCGGGCCGTAGAGATGTAAGAAAAAGGATTTGCCGTATCCAGCAGAGAATCAGACTCTACGGGTACGGCATTATCATCTTTTGAAACGTACTGCGTCTTGCCCGGGAATAGGAATTCCGGATATTGCCTTTTAAAATTAAATGCCTTTACGGTGTGCTTTTTTGAGAGCTCTTTCAGCAAATAAGTGTTAAACTGCGATATTCCGCCCCTGTAGGGATAAAAGCAAGAGAGTATTGCAATCTTCATTTATTTTTTGGAATCGGAAGTTGTATCCTCTGTTCCCTTATCTTTTTTCTTGTTCTTAACGTATTCATTATTAAGTCCTTCCAGTACATCATTTGTGATGTCCAGAGACTCGTCGCCTGCAAGAACCGTGTTGGTTGCTCCGCTTGTGGTAAGGATAAGAGCAAACTTCTTGCTCTCATTATACTTCTTTAAATATGCCTTTACGTTATCCAGAATTTTATTGTACATGTCGCTCTCTTCTTGCTGAATCTCAGCTTGTTTCTGCTGGCTCAAATTCTGAAGATCTGCCTGGCGGTTAGAAAGAACCTGATTCTGCTCCTCTGCCTGTGCGCGGGTCAAAAGGCCTTTGTTGATTTTTGCTTGAAAATCACTTGCGTCAGTCTGGAAATCTCTTCCCTTGCTCTGCAAATCATTCTGAATGTCCTGAACTTTAGCTTCCAAATCGGACTTCATATCGTTAAACATATCGTACTGATTAACAAGAGTATCCAAACGTACATAAACTATGCTCCCCGCAGGAGGAAGAGCCATCTGCTTTGTTTGGTTAGACTTTGAACCCTGTTTGCAAGAGCATGCAAGTACTGCAAGCGCAATGCACAATACTACCTTTAATTGTCTCATGAGAAATTAATTTTCTATTTAAATTTTGTGTGAATTCTATTTAATAACTGTCGCGACAGATATCTTATGCAAAAATAGTAAAATTATACCAACTGCCTTCTGTATGCCTGTATGGTATTTTCCAGCCCCATATACAGCGCGTCACAAATAAGCGCGTGACCTATAGAGACTTCCATAAGTCCCGGAATTACCTCATTAAAATATTTCAGGTTGTCCAAATTAAGGTCATGTCCGGCGTTTAATCCAAGTCCGCACTTAACAGCCTCAGATGCAGCCTTATAATAAGGTTCAATTGCCTGCTCTCTGTTCTCTTTATAGTGCTTTGCGTAAGCTTCCGTGTAAAGCTCCACTCTGTCACATCCGCAATCGGAGGCATTCTTTATCATCTCAATATCAGGGTTTATGAAAATAGAGACGCGTATTCCTGCATCTTTGAATCTTTTGCAAACTTCCTGCAAGAACTTCTTATTCTTTATAGTATCCCAGCCGCTGTTGGATGTTATGGCGTCAACCGCGTCCGGAACCAAAGTTACCTGCGCGGGCAATACGCTAAGAACCAATTCAATAAACGGTTCCCTGGGATTCCCTTCTATGTTAAATTCAGTTGTCAGAACCGGCTTAAGGTCCAGAACATCCTGCCTCTTAATGTGTCTCTCGTCAGGACGCGGATGTACGGTAATTCCTTGAGCTCCAAATCTTTCACAGTCCAGGGCACATTTTACGACATTTGGCATGTCTCCGCCCCTGGCATTTCTTAGCGTTGCTATCTTGTTGATATTGACGCTTAATCTTGTATTATTTTTTTGCATTGTTAAATCTTTAAAAATCATCGGACACAATTGCCCGCAGAGCAAAAGTATGGAAAATATGTATAACTTGCACAAAAATAAGGCCCGGAGGATATTCTGCGGGCAGATAATACAAAAGAGATGGATATTGCATTATTTGGCAGGACAATAGGACAGGAGAGTTTTCCGGAACTTGGATTATTATTTCAAAGATTAAAATCTGATGAAAATATAAGGCTGATATTTTATGAGCCTTTTTATAATTATTTGATAAACAGTATAAATCAAGCTCAATCAAAACCATCCGGAAGCGGAGCTATTCTCAATGCGCTGGAGGGAGCGTCTCTATTTTCCGGTTCAGAAGATATACCGCAGAGCACGGAACTTTTTCTCTCTTTGGGAGGCGACGGCACATTTCTTAACGGCGTTGCTTTGGTGAGGGACAGAAATATTCCAATTGCGGGAATCAATTTTGGGCGCCTTGGTTTTCTTACAACTGCAAAGGTTGCGGACAGCAATACGGAACCTGACTCTTTTAGCGGCAATGAGTGGATTGACAGACTGTTAAGGAAAGATTTCTCAACAGAAAAAAGGAGCTTGCTAAAGATAGATTATGCCGGTACGCCGTTAGATTTTTATCCTTGCGCGCTAAATGAAATATCAATTCAGCGCAACGGAACTGCAATGCTGGATATGGAAATTTCCATAAACGGAACAACGCTTCCGCGGTATCTTGCGGATGGTGTAATTATCAGCAGCGCAACGGGTTCCACGGCTTATGCCCTTAGCGTGGGAGGTCCCATAGTAATGCCTCAGTCAGACGTGCTGCTTATAGTGCCAATTGCGCCTCACAATTTGAATATCAGACCTCTTGTAGTTCCCGACAGTTCTATAATAGAGGTATTCTTCAGCACTCGTTCAAATGATGCGCTCGTATCTGCCGATAATAGATTTTTCAATGTCCGCTCAGATTCCAGAATAAAAATATCCAAAGGGAAAAGCACCGTCAGCATAGTTTCCATAGATAATAATTTCATAAAAGCTCTTAATGAAAAATTCTTCTGGGGAGCCGATAAACGGAATCTTAAATAACCTTAAGCTGAGCACTTTCATACATTGATAATTTTGTTATCTTTGCCCCTCACAAATCGGGAGAAATGACACAGGAGATGAGACTGCCAAAGCATGTTACAATCATAATGGACGGAAACGGCCGTTGGGCTAAGCAACGCGGAAAAGAGAGGATAGAAGGGCATAAGGAGGGGGTTGAGAGCGTCCGCGCGTGTTGCGAGCTGGCCGTGGAGCTTGGAATAAAGTACTTGAGTGTCTTTGCATTCTCTGAGGAGAACTGGGGCAGGCCGCAGGATGAGATCGAGGGGTTGTGGAGAATAATGCTTAAGGCCATCACCGCGGAGACTCCTTCTTTCATGAAAAATAATGTTAGATTTAGGGTTATAGGGAATTTTTCCAAACTATCTAAACCCCTTATAAAAGAGATAGATGACTGTATGGCTCTGACCGCAAACAATACGGGGACAAACCTTATTGTAATGTTGAGCTACAGCGGGAAATGGGATATAGTGCAGGCTCTGAACAAGTTCATGAGCGAGCACCCGGGAGAGCAAATTACAGAAGAATCTGTCGGGAGCTGTCTTAGCACGGCCGGCATACCGGATCCTGACCTGCTTATCCGCACAAGCGGAGAGCAGAGGATAAGCAATTATATGCTTTGGCAGACCGCTTACACAGAGTATTACTTCACGGATGTTCTTTGGCCCGATTTTCGCAAAACTCAGCTCCGGCAAGCTTTAGACGCCTACTCTAAGAGGGAGAGAAGGTACGGAAAAGTTTAAAAAATTAACTGCAGTACATGAAACTACTAAAAGCTTTTTTATTGTTGGCATTGGCCATTGTTCCTATTTCCCTTGCGGCGCAGGAAGTTGATTATGATAATCCAAAGACCTACACTATCGGGAAAATAAAAGTTACCGGAATAAAGTATTTGAGCGAGGACCAGATTATCTCATTCACAGGACTTTCCAAAGGAGATAAAATCACAATCCCCGGCTCCGACGTGTCGGACATTCTAAAGCGCATCTGGGCACAGAGATATTTTTCTGACGCCGGACTCTATATAGATTCCATTGGAAAAAATGATACTATTACACTTGGCATTCACCTGGTTGAGCGCCCAAGAGTATCGCGATGGATTTTTGAGGGTGTGCGCAGCGGCCAGAAATCAGATTTGGATGAGAGGCTAAAACTTAAGAAAGGTTCTGAGCTTTCTGATTACATAATCAAGTCATCTACAGACATTATCAAGAGATATTATGCAGAGAAAGGATTCTTGAAATGCGCTGTAAATCTTACGCAAGAGACTGATACCGTTATTAATAACGCGGTAAGAGTAACTTTCCATATAGATAGGGGTCCGAGGGTTAGAATTCAGAAGATTACATTTGCGGGGAATACGGATGTGGGAGATTGGAAATTGATGAAGTCCATGAAGAAGACCAGGGACAAGCGTCTTTTCAACTTCTTCAAATCCAAGAAGTTTAATGAGAAAGAATTTAAGAATGACAAGAACAGTCTGATATCCACCTTTAACGAGCAAGGATACAGAGACGCCAGAATTGTCAAGGATACAATGTATTATATATCTCCCGACAGGTTGCAGATTGATTTCAAATTTGACGAGGGAGATAAATATTATTTTAGAAATATTTCCTGGACCGGCAACAGCATCTATTCTGCGGACCAGCTGAATTCAGTTTTGAGAATTAAGAAAGGCGATATATATGACCTTGTTACAATGGATAAACGTTTAAACGGGGACCCTAAGCAGCAAGACCAGGATGTAAAGAAACTTTATACGGATAATGGCTATTTGTTCTTTAACATTCAGCCGGTAGAGAAAAATATTGAGAGTGATTCAGTAGATGTTGAGATGAGAATTTATGAAGGCAAGCCGGCAACATTTAACAGAATTATCATCAACGGAAACAATATTACTGCTGAGAAAATTGCAAGACGAGCTTTATTTACCAAGCCCGGATACCTTTTCTCACAGTCTGATTTCGAGCGTTCTATAAGAGAGATTGCCTCTATCGGACACTTCAATCCGGAGACTGCCGCATCTGAAAAAGGATACAGTTTAATTCCTAATCAGAATAACAGTACGGTTGATATAGCTTACAATTTGGAGGAGAAACCAAACAGCCAGCTGGAACTTTCCGGAGGCTGGGGCGGCAATACATTTGTAGGAACTTTGGGCGTAAGCTTTAACAACTTTGCCATAAAGAGAATATTTAAGAAACATGCATGGAGACCCGTTCCTCTTGGAGACGGACAGAGTTTGTCAATTAGATTCCAGACCAGCGGTACTTATTATACTGCATTGTCAGCTAGCTTTGTAGAGCCTTGGCTGTTTGGAACAAAACCAACATCTCTTAGCATTTCCACATACTTTACAAGGCAGACAAACTCCAGCTACTACTATCAGAATTCAGATGAGTACATGGAGGTATTTGGGGCGTCCGCAGGTTTAGGAACCCGCTTATCATGGCCTGATAATTATTTTGTCCTTTATCACTCATTAAGCTGGCAGACTTACAAGCTGCACAATTGGAATTATAACTTCTTGTTTAAGACAGGATTCTCTCACAACTTTAGTTATACTTTAACGCTGGAGAGAAACTCAACAGACCAGCCAATCTATCCAAGAGCAGGCTCGGATTTTGTTGCTAGCGTGCAACTTACCCCGCCTTACTCTTTGTTTAGAAATAAGTCAAATGAGGATTACAAAAAAGAATCCGACCAAGATAGATATAGATGGATTGAGTACCATAAATGGACATTTAAAGGTGACGTTTACTTAAAGCTTATTGGCAATTTGGTTTTGAGAACATCTGCAAACTGGGGTTATTTGGGTTACTACAAAAAGGCTTTGTATTCTCCATTTGAAGGATTTGAAGTCGGCGGTGACGGAATGAGCGGGTATAACACGTACGGTTCTGATATCATTGGACTTAGAGGTTATCCAAATTACTCTTTGACACCAACCGAGAATAATGCTTACGTAGGACACGTTTATGATAAGTTTACTGTTGAATTAAGATACCCGGTTGTATTACAGCCTCAGTCAACAATTTACGCCCTTGTATTTATGGAGGGAGGTAATTGCTGGAAAGACATTTCTAGCTTTAATCCATTCCAAATCAAGAGGTCCATGGGTGTCGGCGTTAGAGTTATGCTTCCGGTTGTTGGTATGTTGGGTGTTGATTGGGGATATGGATTTGATCCGGTTCCTAATGAGAGCATGAAGAGAGGCGGAAGCCAGTTCCACTTCTTGATTGGTCAGCAGTTTTAAAAATTAAACATAAATAGTTTTAATGTAGGAGGAACATTTATGAAGAAGTATTTAGTTATGGCGGCTTTAAGTATTTTTTGCGCAATGCCGCTTTGCGCGCAGACAAACAGAGCGTATGTTAAAAAAGGTGTTGTCAATCCAAAAGTTGTAACGTCTCAGACCGGTCCTGTATCTAAAGTTCAGAAAACAGGATATGTAAATACGGAGACAATTTTGGAGGCGCTTCCGGAGTACAAAGTTGCAAAGGAAAAACTTGAGGCTCTTAACAAGCAGTATAAGGCAAAGGTTGATAATGAGTACTCTGCGATAGAGAAACTTTATAATTCTTACCAGCAGCAGAAATCTGCGCTTAATTCCACTCAAAGGCAAATGAAAGAGAATGAGATAATTGAGAAGGAGAAAGCTGCAAAAGACTTACAGAAATCTTATTTTGGACAGGATGGTACAATGCAGAAAAAATCTGACGAGCTTCTTGGACCGGTAAGAGATAAAGTACAAAAGGCGATTAACGCAGTTGCCCAGGAGGGAGATTTTATGATTATCTTTGACGTCTCTTCTCTTAAGGGTGTGGTTTATACTAATGCTGAAAGTGATTTGAGCAGCGTTGTAATAAGCAGACTGAATGCACAGTAATTCAGTGGCTTGGAATAGTATAGCCTTGGCATTAAAGAGATAGTTTTCAAAAAGAAAAATAAATAATATTAATTTTAGAAATAACATGAAGAAAATTTTAACACTGCTGACAGTTGCTTTTGCCGCCCTTGCGGTTACAATGGTTCCGGGAAAGGCTTCAGCGCAAACTTTTAAATTTGGTCACATTAATTCTCAACTGCTTGTTGCACTTATGCCTGAGAGAGATTCCGCTGTAGTTAAAATACAGAAATACTCTAGTGATTTGGAGGAGACGTATACTGGCATGCAGAATGACTTTAATGCCAAAGCTAAGGCTTATCAGGATAATAAAGCTACTTGGAGCCAGACAATACTAGATGCAAAGACTCAGGAACTTAATGATTTGCAGCAGCGCATGCAGCAATTCGGAGAGACCGCACAGAAAGATTTGAGCGCTCGCCAGGAGACATTAATGGGACCTGTCGCTGAGAAAGCACAGGCTGCTATTGACAAGGTTGCAAAGTCTCATGGCTTTACCTACATTTTTGATACCTCAATTGGTGCTCTTATCTACATCAATGAGACTCAAAGCGAGGATATTCTTCCTCTATGCAAGGCAGAACTTAAAATCCCTGCAAGCAAGACGAAGCCTACTCAATTTGGACAGCAAGCTGCTGAATCAAAGCCGGCTGCAAAGTAAGTTTGAATAATCTTAATTTAAAGGCGCCCCGTCAGGGACGCCTTTTTTATTTTATTGCAAATTATTATAAATCAGGGATGTAAGGTAAAAATGAAGTTTTGTTAAAATTTGTAACAGATTTGTTTCTTTTTTCTTGTAACCTATAAGAAAATTGCATATATTTGTGTCCGGCGGCAGAGGGGAATTTTAATTGGGAAATTTCTTTAATAGTAATTATATATTTAAATATTTAAATAAAAAATGGAACACAAGGTAATAGATGCACAAGATGTGGTCATCAGATTCACAGGTGATTCCGGAGACGGCATGCAGCTGACAGGTACTCTGTTTGCAGATGCTTCCGCTCTTTATGGAAATGAGATTTCTACATTTCCGGATTATCCTGCAGAAATCCGCGCTCCACAGGGGACTGTGTCCGGAGTTTCCGGTTTTCAAGTGCATATTGGACAGGCAAATGTAAAGACGCCAGGTGACTTGGCAGATGTGCTGGTATCAATGAATCCGGCCGCTTTGATGGCAAATGCAAAGTTTGCAAAACCGGGCGGAAGTATCATTCTGGACCAGGACTCATTTGACGAGCAAGGACTGGAAAAGGCCGGCTTTAAGACATTGGATCCTATCAAAGAGCTTAAGCTAGAGGATTATAACGTTATTTGGGCGCCAATTACTTCTCTAACAAAAGAGAGCCTTAAGGATAGCGGCTTGGACCCTAAATCAATTGTAAGGTGCAAGAATATCTTCACATTGGGCATGTGTTATTTTATGTTCAGCCGTCCTCTTAATTTCACGGAAGATTATCTAAAGAAAAAATTTGCAAAAAAACCGGCGCTTGTAGCTCCTAATATTAAGGTACTTAACGACGGTTATAATTATGCTCACAATACTCACGCAATAGGTAATACTTACACTATCGAACCGGCAAAATTGGAACCGGGAGTTTACAGAAGCATCAGCGGAAACCAGGCAACTGCATGGGGTCTTATCGCTGCTTCTGAAAAATCCGGAAGACCTTTGTTTGCAGGCTCTTATCCTATTACACCTGCTACAGCAATTCTAGAGGAACTTGCAATTCACAAGGAGCTTGGAGTTGTTACAATGCAGTGCGAAGATGAGATTGCAGGAATATGCACATCTATTGGAGCTGCTTATGCAGGAAGCATGGCAGTTACTACAACATCAGGTCCCGGTCTTTCATTAAAGTCTGAGGCAATGGGACTTGCATGCATGACGGAACTTCCTATCGTAATTGTAGATGTTCAGAGAAGCGGCCCTTCTACCGGTATCCCTACAAAGACCGAGCAGACAGATTTGGATCAGGCTCTTTACGGAAGAAACGGAGAGTGCCCAATCATGGTAATGTGCGCACGCACTCCATCTGATTGTTTCAGAGCAGCTTTCTATGCCGGCAAATTTGCAATGGAGCACATGATGCCTGTTATCTTCTTGTCAGAAGGTTATCTTGGAAATGGCAACGAGCCATGGAAGATTCCATCAATGAAGGATTTCCCTTCTATTACGCCTCCTATCGTAACAAAGTGCGAGGGTAAATTTAAACCTTATGAGAGAGATCCAAAGACATTTGTAAGAAAATGGGCTCTTCCTGGAACACCGGGTCTTGAGCATAGAGTAGGTGGTTTGGAGAAAGCTCCTGCCGGCCCTCTATCATCTGATCCTGAGAACCATGCAAGAATGGTTGCAGCCCGTGCGGCAAAAGTTGCTGCAATGGCAGACTTCATTCCTGCGCAGGAAGTTATTGGCAATCAAGAGGGCGACATTCTTCTTGTTGGTTTCGGCGGAACTTACGGACATCTATATACAGCTACTACTCAGCTTCTTAACGAGGGAGTTAAAGTTGGATTTGCAGGATTTGATTACATCAACCCGCTTCCAAAAAATACTGCCGATGTATTTAAGAAGTTTAAGAAGATTCTTGTATGCGAGCTAAACAGCGGACAATTTGCAGATTATTTGCGCGCTAAACTTCCGCAGTTTAAGTATGAGCAATTTAATAAAGTTCAGGGCCAGCCATTTATGGTTCATGAGATTGTAGATGCAGTTAAGAATCTTAAATAAGGAGGAATAGTTATGAAATATACACAACAAGATTTTAAAAGCGATCAGATAGTTAAGTGGTGCCCGGGCTGCGGAGATCATGCGGTTCTTGCATCAGTCTTAAGGGCAATGCCTGAGGTTTGCGAGGCCAGGGGCTATAGCAAAGAGCAGTTTGTATTTGTTTCAGGTATAGGTTGTTCCAGCCGTTTCCCTTATTACATGAATACTTACGGATTCCACGGAATTCACGGAAGAGCATCTGCTCTTGCAACAGGAATTAAAGTTGCTAATCCTCATCTTTCCGTTTGGCAGATGACCGGTGACGGCGACGCTCTTGCAATTGGCGGAAACCATTTTATTCATGCAATCAGAAGAAACATTGATACAAATATCATCCTGTTTAACAACAGAATATACGGTTTAACAAAAGGACAGTATTCTCCAACTTCCAAATATGGAATGGTTACAAAGACTTCCCCTTACGGAACAATTGAGTATCCGTTTACTCCGGGCGAACTTGTTCTTGGAGCAAGAGGTACTTTCTTTGCCAGAAGCTTGGACTCAGAACTTGCTTTAAACCAGGAAATTATGGTAAGAGCAGCATTGCATGACGGAACCTCTGTTATTGAGATGCTTGTTAACTGCATGATTTACAATAATGGAACACATGCTGAGATTTCTGACCGCTCCGTACGTGCAGATAGAACAATTGTTCTTAAGGACGGAGAGCCTATGATTTTTGGAACTAACAGAGATAAAGGAATTATTCTTGACGGTCTTAAACTTAAAGTTGTTAAGATTGGAGAGAACGGAATTACAGAGAAGGATTTGCTTGTCCATAATTCTAAGGAGGACAACTTTGGTATCCACAGCATGCTTGTAGATATGAAGTATCCGGATTATCCTGTTGCTTTGGGAGTTATCAGAGATGTAGCTGATAAGACCTATGATGACAGCATTTATGCGCAGATTGACCAGGTTAAATCCAAGGCCAAGGTAAAGTGCATGGATGACCTGCTTCACAGCGGCGCTACATGGGAGGTTAAGTAATTGAATTTGTCGGCAAAAAAAAGTTTCAAATTATAAGCACATTGTGCAGAAAAAAGTTATAAATTTGAATGCTTTTTTGAGATATGGCAGAGATTTTGAATAAAGAACTGCAAAGACAAAAAAAATTAAAACAGAATATTTTATTTATTTACAATAGTTTAACATTAATAAATTCATAATTATATGAAAGCAGCAAAAATAATGGCAGACTTGGAAAAGAAGTACGGCCAGGAAAAAGAGTATCTTCAGGCAGTTAAAGAAGTACTTGAATCAATAGAGGAAGAGTACAACAAACATCCTGAGTTTGAGAAAGCTAAAATTGTAGAGAGAATTGTTATCCCAGAGAGAATATTCTCTTTCAAAGTTGTTTGGGTTGACGATAAAGGCGAAATCCAAATTAACAACGGATATCGTGTTCAGTTCAACAGCGCTATAGGACCTTACAAAGGCGGACTTAGATTCCATCCTTCTGTAAACCTTTCTATCTTAAAGTTCTTGGGCTTTGAGCAGACATTTAAGAATTCACTTACTACCCTTCCTATGGGTGGTGGCAAAGGTGGTTCTGACTTTGACCCAGTTGGAAAATCTGACAATGAGGTTATGAGATTCTGCCAGGCATTCATGATGGAATTGTGGAGAGTTATTGGCAAGGATACAGATATACCTGCAGGTGATATAGGAGTTGGCGGAAGAGAGATCGGTTTCATGTACGGAATGTACAAGAAGCTTGCAAGAGAGTACAATACAGGCGTTTTGACAGGCAAAGGCCAGCTATGGGGCGGTTCACTT
The window above is part of the Bacteroidales bacterium genome. Proteins encoded here:
- a CDS encoding pyridoxine 5'-phosphate synthase; amino-acid sequence: MQKNNTRLSVNINKIATLRNARGGDMPNVVKCALDCERFGAQGITVHPRPDERHIKRQDVLDLKPVLTTEFNIEGNPREPFIELVLSVLPAQVTLVPDAVDAITSNSGWDTIKNKKFLQEVCKRFKDAGIRVSIFINPDIEMIKNASDCGCDRVELYTEAYAKHYKENREQAIEPYYKAASEAVKCGLGLNAGHDLNLDNLKYFNEVIPGLMEVSIGHALICDALYMGLENTIQAYRRQLV
- a CDS encoding glycosyltransferase; the protein is MKIAILSCFYPYRGGISQFNTYLLKELSKKHTVKAFNFKRQYPEFLFPGKTQYVSKDDNAVPVESDSLLDTANPFSYISTARKIAVWKPDVLITRYWMSYFAPSLGYVAGRLGKCATAEKSEFPHCRRIAIMDNVIPHEHHFFDAPLTKYYIKRNDGFVLLSNAVKDDLLALSPNSNCVTIPHPLYSNFGELMNTYEARKALNIPGADGSFERLSVENRKVLLFFGLIRDYKGLDILLHAMPLLDKSYFLVVAGEPYGSFDKYQQIIDSPEFAQCRDNIIVNTNYIPDSDVKKYFSASDACVLPYRSATQSGISSISWNFNVPLITTPVGGLIESVGKAGTGLLTESITPQGVADAIKKYFAEGCKEKYIYNIKMLKQKLSWENFCIQLENFIKAI
- a CDS encoding OmpH family outer membrane protein → MKKILTLLTVAFAALAVTMVPGKASAQTFKFGHINSQLLVALMPERDSAVVKIQKYSSDLEETYTGMQNDFNAKAKAYQDNKATWSQTILDAKTQELNDLQQRMQQFGETAQKDLSARQETLMGPVAEKAQAAIDKVAKSHGFTYIFDTSIGALIYINETQSEDILPLCKAELKIPASKTKPTQFGQQAAESKPAAK
- a CDS encoding NAD(+)/NADH kinase; its protein translation is MDIALFGRTIGQESFPELGLLFQRLKSDENIRLIFYEPFYNYLINSINQAQSKPSGSGAILNALEGASLFSGSEDIPQSTELFLSLGGDGTFLNGVALVRDRNIPIAGINFGRLGFLTTAKVADSNTEPDSFSGNEWIDRLLRKDFSTEKRSLLKIDYAGTPLDFYPCALNEISIQRNGTAMLDMEISINGTTLPRYLADGVIISSATGSTAYALSVGGPIVMPQSDVLLIVPIAPHNLNIRPLVVPDSSIIEVFFSTRSNDALVSADNRFFNVRSDSRIKISKGKSTVSIVSIDNNFIKALNEKFFWGADKRNLK
- the bamA gene encoding outer membrane protein assembly factor BamA; its protein translation is MKLLKAFLLLALAIVPISLAAQEVDYDNPKTYTIGKIKVTGIKYLSEDQIISFTGLSKGDKITIPGSDVSDILKRIWAQRYFSDAGLYIDSIGKNDTITLGIHLVERPRVSRWIFEGVRSGQKSDLDERLKLKKGSELSDYIIKSSTDIIKRYYAEKGFLKCAVNLTQETDTVINNAVRVTFHIDRGPRVRIQKITFAGNTDVGDWKLMKSMKKTRDKRLFNFFKSKKFNEKEFKNDKNSLISTFNEQGYRDARIVKDTMYYISPDRLQIDFKFDEGDKYYFRNISWTGNSIYSADQLNSVLRIKKGDIYDLVTMDKRLNGDPKQQDQDVKKLYTDNGYLFFNIQPVEKNIESDSVDVEMRIYEGKPATFNRIIINGNNITAEKIARRALFTKPGYLFSQSDFERSIREIASIGHFNPETAASEKGYSLIPNQNNSTVDIAYNLEEKPNSQLELSGGWGGNTFVGTLGVSFNNFAIKRIFKKHAWRPVPLGDGQSLSIRFQTSGTYYTALSASFVEPWLFGTKPTSLSISTYFTRQTNSSYYYQNSDEYMEVFGASAGLGTRLSWPDNYFVLYHSLSWQTYKLHNWNYNFLFKTGFSHNFSYTLTLERNSTDQPIYPRAGSDFVASVQLTPPYSLFRNKSNEDYKKESDQDRYRWIEYHKWTFKGDVYLKLIGNLVLRTSANWGYLGYYKKALYSPFEGFEVGGDGMSGYNTYGSDIIGLRGYPNYSLTPTENNAYVGHVYDKFTVELRYPVVLQPQSTIYALVFMEGGNCWKDISSFNPFQIKRSMGVGVRVMLPVVGMLGVDWGYGFDPVPNESMKRGGSQFHFLIGQQF
- the uppS gene encoding polyprenyl diphosphate synthase, whose protein sequence is MTQEMRLPKHVTIIMDGNGRWAKQRGKERIEGHKEGVESVRACCELAVELGIKYLSVFAFSEENWGRPQDEIEGLWRIMLKAITAETPSFMKNNVRFRVIGNFSKLSKPLIKEIDDCMALTANNTGTNLIVMLSYSGKWDIVQALNKFMSEHPGEQITEESVGSCLSTAGIPDPDLLIRTSGEQRISNYMLWQTAYTEYYFTDVLWPDFRKTQLRQALDAYSKRERRYGKV
- a CDS encoding OmpH family outer membrane protein, with the translated sequence MRQLKVVLCIALAVLACSCKQGSKSNQTKQMALPPAGSIVYVRLDTLVNQYDMFNDMKSDLEAKVQDIQNDLQSKGRDFQTDASDFQAKINKGLLTRAQAEEQNQVLSNRQADLQNLSQQKQAEIQQEESDMYNKILDNVKAYLKKYNESKKFALILTTSGATNTVLAGDESLDITNDVLEGLNNEYVKNKKKDKGTEDTTSDSKK
- a CDS encoding OmpH family outer membrane protein — translated: MKKYLVMAALSIFCAMPLCAQTNRAYVKKGVVNPKVVTSQTGPVSKVQKTGYVNTETILEALPEYKVAKEKLEALNKQYKAKVDNEYSAIEKLYNSYQQQKSALNSTQRQMKENEIIEKEKAAKDLQKSYFGQDGTMQKKSDELLGPVRDKVQKAINAVAQEGDFMIIFDVSSLKGVVYTNAESDLSSVVISRLNAQ